AGCTCGGCGAGTTCAAAGACCGCTGGCCGAAGGGCTTCTTCGCCGAGCGCATGGGAGAGCTGCTGTGATCCACGCGTTCGCCCTGCAACCCGCGCTCGTCGCCACGTGGGGAAAGCGGTCCGAGTACCGCTTCATCCACGACAAGTTCGGCATCGGCACGCCACGCGCGATGCTCGAGCTGCCCTCGTTCACGAAGTGGAAGCGCGCGGTCCATCAGGCAGCGAACGACCTGGGGCTGAGCGAGCAAGACCTGTTGCGGCTCGCCGAGCTGTTTCGCATCTTCGCCGAGCACAAGTGCCGCCGCACCGATGCGATGTACGACGGCGTCCTCTCCTGGCTCGAGAACGGTGAGCGCGAGTACGACCGCAAGCCCTTCGCCGGCATCCTCGCGACGCAGAACCCACGCAAACACGGCGCCGTCCTGCTCGGCAACGACCTCGACCCGGCCGATGCTCGCTGGGCGCAGTCCGCTGGCGCCACCGCGCAGCGCACCCCCGAGGGACTCGCGGCGGCCCTTACCGCCATGCTCGTCAACTGCCGCGTGCTCCACCTCGTCGACCCGCACTTCGGCCCGGAGAACGCCCGGCACCGGCGTGTGCTGGAAGCCTTGATGGATGTGCTCGCATCCAACGGTGTCGGCCCGGAGCTCATGCGCGTCCATTGCCTGTCGAAGTCCACCCGCGACTTCTTCGAGGGAGAATCCGCCAAGATGGCCTCACGGCTGCCGCCGGGCATCACGGTCGAGTTCCGCCGCTGGACCCAGCGCGCCGGAGGCGACCGCCTCCACAACCGCTACGTCCTGACCGACCTCGGCGGCGTCTCCCTCGGGGTCGGCCTCGATGCGGGTGGAGCAGGCGAAACCGACGACCTGCTGCTGCTCCCGCAGGAGCAGTACGTGCGGCGCTGGGCCCAGTACGCCGAGGAGGATGGCTCGTTCGATCTGGGGGACACGCCGGCGGCAGTCACAGGAAGCAGACAACCGCACTCGGCTCGGCGGCGGCGCTGAGATCGCCGAGTGCACGGAGGACGTACCATGAGCGAGACGGAAGACATCCTAGGACCACTCGATTCGGACACCATGCGTGTAGTGTTCCTCTACGTCGGTCAGGGTGAGTCCACGCTCGTTCTGATGCCCGACGGCAACGGGCACCATCTCTCAATGCTGATCGACTGCAACCGCGCCGAATCGCTCGGCGGGGTCAATCTCCCGAAGTTCCTCGGCGAGGTGTTGCCCAAGAACTCCGATGGCAAGCCTGTGCTCGACGTCTTTCTGAACACCCATCCCCACAGCGACCACCTCGGTGGGCTGGATGAGATTCGCGAGGCGGTCCATGTCGGCGCCGTCTGGCACAGCGGACACAAGCCGAGCTCCGCGCATAAGGGACCGTACGGCGAGCTGGACAAGCTGATCAAGGAGGTAGCAGGGCGCCGCGGCCAAGAGATCCGGCTTGAAGGAAGTCGCACCCCCTACGACTGGGGCTCTGGAGAGGTCCACGTCCTTTCACCAGCGCAGTACATCGTCGATGAGATCGAGGACGAGACGCCCGAGCAACGCGACGCTCGCATTCACGACCAATGCGGAGTCGTTCGCATCGCGTACGGCGACGGGGACAGCAAGACCCGAATCATGATCACTGGCGACTCGGACAAGCGGGCGTGGACGCGCATCACCGGGTACCACGGGAAGCCGGAAGACAACCGCATCAGTGCGCACGTCCTGAGCGCGTCTCACCACGGCTCCTACACCTTCTTCAAGGACCGAGCAGACGATCCAGAGCCCTACGAGGAGCACATAAAAACCATCGCGCCCGAGCGCGTGATCATCTCGGCGCCCGACAAGAAGGACAGCAAGCACGACCATCCGGATGATGACGCCGTGAAGCGCTATACGAAGGCCGTAGGCAAGGACTACGTCCACCACATGGGTTCGAGAGCCTGGTCGTTCTTCATCGATGCGTACTCGGACGGCTCCTACACGCTTAGCGACGATCGCGGGAAACTGGCGGAGACATTTGGTTTCGGCGACGACGACGATGATGGGGACGGTGGAGGAGGCTCGGGCACCAAGAAGGCGGCGCCAGCTGTGATCAGTCGTGTCGAGCGCAGTCGGCCGATGGGAGACAGGTGAACAGCTCTTGGTTCATCCGGCAGCCCGCGCTGTTTCGACGGGAGTGCGATGCCATTACCCGCGAGTTCCCCGAGATGCGCCTGGACGAGGGGGCGCTCGCCAAGGGCAAACTCGTGTTCCAGGGGACCCTGGTCATCGCTCGCGGAAAGACGAACGACAACGTGGTCCTATCGCTCGAGTATCCGGACGCGTTCCCCTACGCACGTCCTGACATCATCCCGCTCGTTGCAGCGAATGACGGCGGTGCGACTGCCTCTACGCCGAGGTTCTTCTCCGCGCGCCACCAGATGGCAAACGGATCCATCTGTCTGTTCGAACGGGAGCCGCAAGACAACCCACACGCGTACATCACGGGCGTCGCCGCGTTGCGACGCGCACGTACCTGGCTCCCCCACGCGATGCGCGGCGTGCTACCCAAAGGCCTCGACACGCTCGAGTCTGAACTCGAGGCCCACTACAACCGCCTGGGGGACGTGCTCCTCGGGCCCATGCTGTTCGACGACCTGGGAGCCAGCGGCGAGTTCATCCTGGCCTTCTTTCCGGCGTTTCGCCGCGGTGAGCGCTACCCGCTGCATGCGGTGACCCACGTTCGAGGCAGCGACAGCTGGCGCAACGATGAACGGACTCTCGATCGCGTAGGCCTCGATCGGTCACCCGAGTTCTGGTCCGCGACCCCTCCTACCACTGACAACGTCCTCAAGGTGAAGTGGTGGCGACTCGAGCAGGAGCCGCCACCGGTTCGCACGATCGAGGAGCTTGCGCGCCTGATCTTTCCGGACGGCGACGATGCTGTCGGGAGGCTGAAAGGCGAGCTGGCGTCCGATCTCGCCAGCCGCAACGCCGTCCATGTTCCGCTGTGCTTTCCGGACCGCGCAGGCACAGGAAGTGAGTGGTTGTTTCTCCGGATACCGATCCGTGAGTCCAGCCTGCCAAAGGTCAAGGTGGACGGGCACGCCGGGCAACTGCTCGACTTTGCTGGCAAGGATATGTTCGATGGCGCAACGATCGGCATTCTGCGCTCCCAGGATCTTCGGCAGCCATCGTTGACCGTCCGGAACAAGGCGAGAATCCCAACCGGCGTGCAGGACCTCTCGTTCGGGCTCGCTGGCGCCGGTGCCCTTGGCTCGACGACCGCGGACCTTCTCGCGAAAGCAGGTGTCGGGCGGCTGCGAGTCATCGATCCGGCGCTGCTCAACGCTCACAACGCCGTTCGTCATCTCGCAGGGGTTGGCTCCGCAGGCATGCCCAAGGCCCTCGTTGTCGCCGCGAACGTGAACGCCCACAACCCGCACTGCGACATCACGTGCGCCTTCGAAGACGTGCTCAAGCTGCCGGAGGATGATCCAGCGTGGCAAGCAAGCTGCTTGGTCAGCACCATTGCCGACGACGCTGTCGAACTCGCGCTGAATCGCATGGCGACCGCCCGTGAGATGACCGTCTATTATCTGCGTGCGCTTCGTTCTGGCTCCACGGGACGACTCGTTCGTGTGCGCCCAGGAGCCGACGCGTGCCTCGAGTGCCTCGGCCACTACCACGCCGAGCGCAACGAGCAGGCGATCGCGATCCCGCCTCAGGCCGACGAGGTGATTGCCCGTGAATGCGGGCAGCCCGTGCTTGCCGCAAGCGCGGCAGATCTGGCCGTAGTAGCGGGGCTGGGAGTACGCACCCTCCTGCACGACCTTGTCGACCCGACGGATCTCAACCAGTGGGTCTGGACCTCGGAGGGCATCCCAGAGCTCGCTGGTCTGCAGACGCCCTTCTCGAGTCGCTCGACCGCGCTTGCTCCGCATCCCAAGTGCGGGGTCTGTGGAGTGGGACTCCCGGAACGCGTCCACCTTCGCGAAGAGCTCCGTGGCGAGATGACCAGGCAAGCGCGCGAACATGCGCCCAACGAGACCGGCGGCATACTGATCGGCCGCCGCCGCGGCCACGTGGTCGAGGTGCTGGCGGTGAGCGATGCGGGACCCAAGGCCATCAGTGAGCCCTCGCGGTTCGAGCGCGACGGGGAGTACTGCCAGGCCTACCTAGAACGAACGGTCGCCGAGCTGGGTGCGGGCGTCGACTACGTCGGAGAGTGGCACAGCCATCCCGGCTCGAGCGCGACGCCAAGCACGAGAGACACAGCGTCCTTCGTGGAAATCGCGGAGGACCCGGACTACCTGACGACATCTCCGCTGTTGGTAATCGTCGCGCCAGCCAGCAAAGACGATCGTGT
This DNA window, taken from Pseudomonadota bacterium, encodes the following:
- a CDS encoding MBL fold metallo-hydrolase, which translates into the protein MSETEDILGPLDSDTMRVVFLYVGQGESTLVLMPDGNGHHLSMLIDCNRAESLGGVNLPKFLGEVLPKNSDGKPVLDVFLNTHPHSDHLGGLDEIREAVHVGAVWHSGHKPSSAHKGPYGELDKLIKEVAGRRGQEIRLEGSRTPYDWGSGEVHVLSPAQYIVDEIEDETPEQRDARIHDQCGVVRIAYGDGDSKTRIMITGDSDKRAWTRITGYHGKPEDNRISAHVLSASHHGSYTFFKDRADDPEPYEEHIKTIAPERVIISAPDKKDSKHDHPDDDAVKRYTKAVGKDYVHHMGSRAWSFFIDAYSDGSYTLSDDRGKLAETFGFGDDDDDGDGGGGSGTKKAAPAVISRVERSRPMGDR
- a CDS encoding Mov34/MPN/PAD-1 family protein, which produces MNSSWFIRQPALFRRECDAITREFPEMRLDEGALAKGKLVFQGTLVIARGKTNDNVVLSLEYPDAFPYARPDIIPLVAANDGGATASTPRFFSARHQMANGSICLFEREPQDNPHAYITGVAALRRARTWLPHAMRGVLPKGLDTLESELEAHYNRLGDVLLGPMLFDDLGASGEFILAFFPAFRRGERYPLHAVTHVRGSDSWRNDERTLDRVGLDRSPEFWSATPPTTDNVLKVKWWRLEQEPPPVRTIEELARLIFPDGDDAVGRLKGELASDLASRNAVHVPLCFPDRAGTGSEWLFLRIPIRESSLPKVKVDGHAGQLLDFAGKDMFDGATIGILRSQDLRQPSLTVRNKARIPTGVQDLSFGLAGAGALGSTTADLLAKAGVGRLRVIDPALLNAHNAVRHLAGVGSAGMPKALVVAANVNAHNPHCDITCAFEDVLKLPEDDPAWQASCLVSTIADDAVELALNRMATAREMTVYYLRALRSGSTGRLVRVRPGADACLECLGHYHAERNEQAIAIPPQADEVIARECGQPVLAASAADLAVVAGLGVRTLLHDLVDPTDLNQWVWTSEGIPELAGLQTPFSSRSTALAPHPKCGVCGVGLPERVHLREELRGEMTRQAREHAPNETGGILIGRRRGHVVEVLAVSDAGPKAISEPSRFERDGEYCQAYLERTVAELGAGVDYVGEWHSHPGSSATPSTRDTASFVEIAEDPDYLTTSPLLVIVAPASKDDRVDWSFNVFPAGGLARAIQLEGADAVGRYTESIATEVALPSDATV